Proteins encoded in a region of the Solanum dulcamara chromosome 9, daSolDulc1.2, whole genome shotgun sequence genome:
- the LOC129904091 gene encoding 7-deoxyloganetin glucosyltransferase-like, producing the protein MGSIRNHEVLDKPHAVCIPYPAQGHVNPMLKLAKILNHKGFHITFVNTEYNHRRLLKSRGPDSLKGLPSFRFETIPDGLPACDADSTQDIPALCESTTNTCLGPFKELLAKLNDTCSSNVPPVSCIVSDGCMSFTLAAAQELGIPEVLFWTPSACGLLGYMHYHDLAEKGYFPLKDASDLTNGYLEMALDWIPSMKGIRLRDLPTFIRSTNPDEFMFKFLVQETHRCYSASAIVINTFDPLEKEVLESLQALLPPVYTIGPLHFLVKHIENKNLELLGSNLWKEDPKSVDWLDSKKPNSVVYVNFGSITVMTANQLIEFAWGLANSQMEFLWIIRPDIVSGEQAILPPEFVEETKERGMLTSWCSQEQVLSHPAIGGFLTHNGWNSTLESIGNGVPMICWPFFAEQQTNCWFKCTQWGIGMEIDNNVKRDEVESLVRELMVGEKGKDMKKKAMEWKKLAEEAAKKPTGSSYVNIDKLINEVLLKH; encoded by the exons ATGGGTTCCATTAGAAATCATGAAGTACTTGACAAGCCTCATGCAGTTTGCATACCATACCCTGCCCAAGGACACGTTAATCCAATGTTAAAATTAGCCAAAATCCTCAATCATAAAGGCTTTCACATCACTTTTGTCAACACTGAATACAATCATAGGCGTCTTCTTAAGTCTCGTGGCCCTGATTCCCTCAAAGGCTTGCCATCTTTTCGATTCGAGACCATTCCTGATGGCCTCCCAGCATGTGATGCCGATTCAACTCAAGATATTCCTGCTCTCTGTGAATCCACTACCAATACTTGTTTAGGTCCTTTCAAGGAATTGCTCGCGAAGCTCAATGACACTTGTTCATCTAACGTGCCACCTGTCTCGTGCATTGTGTCCGATGGTTGTATGAGCTTCACTCTAGCTGCTGCTCAGGAATTGGGCATCCCTGAAGTTTTATTTTGGACTCCAAGTGCTTGTGGTTTATTAGGTTACATGCATTACCACGACCTTGCTGAAAAGGGATACTTTCCACTTAAAG ATGCAAGTGACTTAACAAATGGGTATTTGGAGATGGCTTTAGATTGGATACCGAGCATGAAAGGTATACGTTTGAGGGATTTACCAACTTTCATTAGAAGTACAAATCCAGATGAATTTATGTTCAAGTTCCTTGTCCAAGAAACACATAGATGCTATTCTGCTTCTGCTATTGTTATCAATACATTTGATCCATTAGAGAAGGAAGTTCTTGAATCACTTCAGGCCCTTCTACCTCCGGTCTACACAATTGGACCCTTGCATTTTCTTGTAAAACACATTGAGAACAAGAATTTGGAGTTATTGGGATCCAATCTTTGGAAAGAGGATCCAAAAAGTGTAGACTGGCTCGATTCCAAGAAACCAAATTCTGTTGTTTATGTCAATTTTGGGAGCATTACTGTCATGACTGCGAACCAACTTATTGAATTCGCCTGGGGACTTGCCAATAGTCAGATGGAATTTTTGTGGATCATAAGGCCTGATATTGTATCAGGGGAACAAGCAATTCTTCCACCCGAATTTGTGgaagaaacaaaagaaagaggGATGTTGACAAGTTGGTGCTCGCAAGAACAAGTCCTTAGCCACCCTGCTATTGGAGGGTTCTTGACTCACAATGGATGGAATTCGACCCTTGAAAGCATTGGCAATGGGGTGCCAATGATCTGCTGGCCGTTCTTCGCGGAACAACAGACTAACTGTTGGTTCAAATGCACCCAATGGGGAATTGGAATGGAAATTGACAATAATGTGAAAAGGGATGAAGTTGAAAGTCTTGTGAGGGAGTTAATGGTTGGCGAGAAAGGTAAAGATATGAAGAAAAAGGCAATGGAGTGGAAGAAATTGGCTGAAGAAGCTGCTAAAAAACCAACAGGATCATCGTATGTGAACATAGACAAATTAATCAACGAGGTTCTCCTCAAACATTAG